A region of the Stieleria neptunia genome:
CGTCGAACGTCGACCCGATGACCTGCGTGACTTTGCCGACGACGCGAGTTTCGGTTGCGGTGGACATGCTATTCTTCTTCGCTAAAAACGTGTTGTGGGGCGGGCCGCCTGGTGCGACCGGTCACCAGAGTGTGTGGATTTAACCTTCCAAAGCTTCGACGCCGCCGATGATCTCCATGATCTCGCCGGTAATCTGGCTCTGTCGGGCCCGGTTGTAAGTCATCGAGAGCTGTTTGATCATGTCGCCAGCGTTTTCCGTCGCGCCCTTCATGGCGATCATCCGTGCGACTTGTTCGCTGACCGCGGCGTCCAAGAAACACTTGAACAACCGGACTTTGAAACTGGTCGGGACGACTTCTTCGAGGATGCTTTCCGCCGAGGGCAGGAATTCGTATTCGACGTTGGTGCCACCGGCATCGTCTGGTTCGGTGTCATCGCCCAGCGAACCGAGCGGCAGCAGGGTTTCGACCGTGGCGACTTGCTTGGACGTGCTGATGAACTTGGTGTAGACCACGTCCAGCCGGTCCAATTCGCCGGTGATGTATCGGGAAAGATACGACTCGGCGATTTTCTCGACCTCGGCGTAGGCCGGTTGGTCTTCAAAGTTGAGGTGTTTTTCGTCGGTGGTGACGCCGCGGAACGCGAGTCCATCGACGCCTCGTTTGCCGCTGACGTCGACATCAACGTTGGGCAGCGAGCCTTTCAATTCCTTGATCAACGGCATCGCTTCCCGCAGGACCGAGCCGTTGTAACCGCCGCACAGCCCGCGATTGCTGGTCAGCACCAGGATCCGCGCGTTCTTGATTTCGTCGCGTTGTTCGAGCAACGGATGCTGGACATCCAGACCGGACGCGGCCAACCGCCCGACGATCCGAGTGATCTGTTCGGTGTAGGCGGTCGCGGCTTGTGCCCGGTCCATCGCTTTCTTGTATCGCGCCGTTGCGATCAGCTCCATCGTCCGCGTGATCTTGCGGATGTTGCGGATCGACTTGCGTCGTTTATCAAGCGCTCTTGCGTTGGCCATGAATCGTTAAACGGTGACGGAATGGTTTCAGTGAATCGGATCAGGCGGTCGGGGTGTAGCCGGCCTTGAAATCTTTGATGGCAGCTTCCAGGGCACTGACGATGTCGTCGGACAACTCGCCTTTCTCCGTCAGCGTTTCCAGCAACGAGCTGTGTTTGTCGTTGATGAATTGCAAGAAATCCTTTTCCCATTGCTGGACGGTTTTGATTTCAACGTCATCCAGGTGACCCTGGGTACCGGCAAACAAGCTGACGACCTGTTCGGCGACCGAAAGCGGTTGGTACTGGGGTTGCTTGAGCAGTTCGACCATCCGGTAACCGCGGTCCAATTGGGCTTGGGTGGCCGGGTCGAGGTCGGTTCCCAACTGGGCGAACGCTTCCAAGGCCCGGAACGCCGCGAGGTCCAGTCGCAAGCCGCCGGCGACTTTTTTCATCGCCTTGATCTGGGCCGCACCGCCGACGCGAGAGACCGAAATCCCGGGGTTCATTGCCGGGCGAACGCCGGAGAAGAACAGGTCGGGCTGGACGTAGATCTGGCCGTCGGTGATCGAAATCACGTTGGTCGGGATGTACGCGGAAACTTCGCCTTCGAGCGTTTCGATGATCGGCAGACTGGTGATCGATCCGCCGCCGAGTTCGTCGGACAGTTTGGAAGACCGTTCCAGCAGACGGCTGTGGCAGTAGAACACGTCACCGGGGAATGCTTCGCGGCCCGGCGGGCGACGCATCAACAGACTCATTTGACGGTAGGCGACCGCTTGCTTGCTCAAGTCATCGTAGACGATCAAGGCATGGCCGCCGTTGAACATGAAGTGTTCGGCCATCGCGGTCCCGGCGTAGGGCGCGACGTATTGCAGCGGGGCGGGTGCACTGGCCCCGGCGACCACGACCGTCGTGTACTCCATCGCACCGTATTTTTCCAGCACGTCGACGACGCCGGCGACCGAACTGTCTTTCTGACCGATGGCGACGTAGAAACATTTCACGTCTTGACCCTTTTGATTCAAGATCGCGTCGATGGCGATCGCGGTCTTGCCGGTTTTCCGGTCGCCGATGATCAGCTCCCGTTGACCGCGGCCGATCGGCGTCATCGCGTCGATCGCTTTGATCCCCGTTTGCATCGGCTGGGTCACCGGCTGCCGCTCGGCGACACCGGTCGCGATGATTTCCACCGGGCGGGTGACGTCCGATTGCACGGGGCCTTTGCCGTCCAACGGGTTGCCGAGCGGGTCGAGGACACGTCCGACGACCGCATCGCCGGCCGGCACACTCAACAGCGTCCCCAGCGCCTTGACTTCGTCGCCTTCCTGGATCGTCAGGTAGTCACCGAGAATGATCACCCCGACGCTGTTCTCTTCCAGGTTGAACGCCAGGCCGATCGCACCGTTGGGGAACTCCACCATCTCACCGGCCATCACACCGGAAAGACCATACACACGCGCGATCCCGTCACCGACTTCGAGGACGGTACCGACTTCGCGGACGTCGATCTTGCTGTCGAAGTTTTCGATCTCCTGTTGCAAGACCGATGCGATTTCATCGCTGCTAAATTTCATGGCAATCTAATGCGTCAGAGTGTTTGTGGTTTTGATAGGTCGATTGTGGAAGCGGAGCCCGATCAGGCGGAGGCAGCTTCCGATTGTTATTGGGTCAATTGATCGAATTTCTCAGCGATCTTGGCCGAAAATCCCTCGCTGGCTCGTTTGGCGATGCCATTCAAGCGATTGGCGACGGAATTGTCGAAAACCGTATCTCCGATTCGGATCACCATGCCGCCGATCAAGTCGGCGTCGACGACTTCCTGAAGTCGAACTTTCTTTCCGGTCGCGGTCCCCAGTTTTTCGCTGATCGATGCCCGCAGGGCGTCGTCCAGCGGGACCGCCGTGCTGACTTTCGCAA
Encoded here:
- the atpA gene encoding F0F1 ATP synthase subunit alpha, translating into MKFSSDEIASVLQQEIENFDSKIDVREVGTVLEVGDGIARVYGLSGVMAGEMVEFPNGAIGLAFNLEENSVGVIILGDYLTIQEGDEVKALGTLLSVPAGDAVVGRVLDPLGNPLDGKGPVQSDVTRPVEIIATGVAERQPVTQPMQTGIKAIDAMTPIGRGQRELIIGDRKTGKTAIAIDAILNQKGQDVKCFYVAIGQKDSSVAGVVDVLEKYGAMEYTTVVVAGASAPAPLQYVAPYAGTAMAEHFMFNGGHALIVYDDLSKQAVAYRQMSLLMRRPPGREAFPGDVFYCHSRLLERSSKLSDELGGGSITSLPIIETLEGEVSAYIPTNVISITDGQIYVQPDLFFSGVRPAMNPGISVSRVGGAAQIKAMKKVAGGLRLDLAAFRALEAFAQLGTDLDPATQAQLDRGYRMVELLKQPQYQPLSVAEQVVSLFAGTQGHLDDVEIKTVQQWEKDFLQFINDKHSSLLETLTEKGELSDDIVSALEAAIKDFKAGYTPTA
- the atpG gene encoding ATP synthase F1 subunit gamma; the encoded protein is MANARALDKRRKSIRNIRKITRTMELIATARYKKAMDRAQAATAYTEQITRIVGRLAASGLDVQHPLLEQRDEIKNARILVLTSNRGLCGGYNGSVLREAMPLIKELKGSLPNVDVDVSGKRGVDGLAFRGVTTDEKHLNFEDQPAYAEVEKIAESYLSRYITGELDRLDVVYTKFISTSKQVATVETLLPLGSLGDDTEPDDAGGTNVEYEFLPSAESILEEVVPTSFKVRLFKCFLDAAVSEQVARMIAMKGATENAGDMIKQLSMTYNRARQSQITGEIMEIIGGVEALEG